A window of Juglans regia cultivar Chandler chromosome 7, Walnut 2.0, whole genome shotgun sequence contains these coding sequences:
- the LOC108982906 gene encoding inorganic pyrophosphatase 2-like yields the protein MARIVVVFDFDKTIIDCDSDNWVIDELGATDMFNELLPTMPWNSLMDRMMKELHDQGKTIEDVEEVLKRTSIHPRVVPAIKAAHALGCDLRIVSDANLFFIETILKHLGLRDYFSEINTNPSFVDEEGRLRIFPYHDFHKSSHGCSLCPPNMCKGVIIKRIQASVTEEEEEKKFIYLGDGSGDYCPSLKLRDGDYVMPRKNFPLWDLICKNPLLIKAEIHEWIDGEDLERILLGLISKISLGENSHFFSADCKLQTISVSAQALPKALPVQQ from the exons ATGGCCAGGATTGTGGTGGTTTTCGACTTCGACAAGACGATCATCGACTGCGACAGCGACAACTGGGTGATCGACGAGCTGGGCGCCACAGACATGTTCAATGAGCTCCTCCCAACCATGCCTTGGAACTCTCTCATG GATAGGATGATGAAGGAGCTCCATGATCAAGGAAAAACCATCGAGGACGTTGAAGAAGTTCTCAAACGGACATCGATACATCCGAGAGTCGTCCCTGCCATCAAAGCAGCCCATGCTTTAGG gtgTGATTTGAGGATTGTAAGCGATGCAAACCTGTTTTTTATCGAGACCATTCTGAAGCATCTTGGGTTAAGGGATTATTTTTCGGAGATCAATACGAACCCAAGCTTTGTAGATGAAGAAGGAAGGCTAAGGATCTTCCCCTACCATGATTTCCACAAATCCTCTCATGGCTGCAGTCTCTGCCCACCCAACATGTGCAAG GGTGTAATCATAAAGAGAATACAAGCCTCAGTAacagaggaggaagaggagaagaagTTCATCTATCTTGGGGATGGAAGTGGAGATTATTGCCCAAGCTTGAAGCTCAGAGATGGAGACTATGTGATGCCAAGGAAGAATTTTCCTTTGTGGGATCTAATTTGCAAGAATCCTTTGCTTATCAAGGCAGAAATTCACGAGTGGATAGATGGAGAAGACCTTGAGCGCATTCTGCTAGGCCTTATCAGCAAGATCTCCCTTGGAGAAAATTCCCATTTCTTCTCTGCTGACTGCAAATTGCAAACTATCTCTGTTTCTGCTCAAGCCCTTCCTAAAGCTCTCCCTGTCCAGCAATAG